In the genome of Pseudobdellovibrionaceae bacterium, one region contains:
- a CDS encoding M48 family metallopeptidase, with the protein MPRSAALKKKSSQGEFFKDIQLSLFEFLKRDPLAKFKGKNLEGPLKYLKPSPPPLPMPSPSSSHHVNEHGHILPTKRNPNSVGQDADTSSTAFQNQTEQAADAPLILGFTTIIERKPYLRYLRFCLKPNGVLHITAPKNRPLTMIEQEVSEYKDWVLKKHHEYEKIRQRAPALRWQTGQAFPYLGESYFLKLEPFTGHRPLIQFDLDQLHYFYPETWDTKPLQEKSMLLRQALLKFYKEKAVLEIHARTRKWSEAMNLFPKHLSFRNQKTRWGSCSSEGKISFNWRLIAYAPELMDYIIIHELAHLKHQDHSARFWSLVERFCPQYDLCRKSLRHQQYDADFLAAESELYLENPILVDSNAIRTLTLSPIKEDQL; encoded by the coding sequence ATGCCTCGCTCTGCCGCACTTAAAAAAAAATCATCTCAAGGCGAATTCTTTAAAGACATACAGCTCAGTCTGTTCGAGTTTTTAAAACGTGATCCCCTAGCGAAGTTTAAAGGTAAGAACCTTGAAGGGCCTTTGAAGTATTTAAAACCTTCACCGCCACCTCTCCCTATGCCTTCACCATCCTCTTCCCACCATGTAAACGAACACGGGCACATACTACCAACAAAGAGAAACCCAAACAGCGTAGGACAAGATGCAGACACCTCATCAACTGCATTCCAAAACCAAACTGAGCAAGCAGCAGATGCCCCACTCATACTTGGCTTTACCACGATCATCGAACGTAAACCTTATTTACGATATTTACGTTTTTGTCTTAAACCTAATGGCGTACTCCACATCACAGCACCTAAAAATCGCCCTTTGACCATGATTGAACAAGAGGTTTCAGAGTATAAAGACTGGGTTTTAAAAAAACATCACGAATACGAAAAGATCAGACAAAGAGCACCTGCCTTAAGATGGCAAACTGGACAGGCCTTTCCCTACCTAGGCGAATCTTACTTTTTAAAGTTGGAGCCCTTTACAGGGCACCGCCCTTTGATCCAATTTGACTTAGATCAGCTGCACTATTTTTATCCTGAAACTTGGGACACTAAACCCCTGCAAGAGAAGTCCATGCTCTTGCGACAGGCCCTTTTAAAATTTTACAAAGAGAAAGCTGTTTTAGAAATTCATGCTCGCACCAGAAAATGGTCCGAGGCCATGAACCTCTTTCCCAAACATTTATCATTTAGAAACCAGAAAACACGGTGGGGAAGCTGTTCTAGTGAGGGAAAGATCAGTTTCAATTGGCGACTGATTGCCTATGCGCCTGAGCTGATGGACTATATCATCATTCATGAGTTAGCCCATTTGAAACACCAGGACCACAGCGCGCGATTTTGGAGTCTGGTGGAAAGGTTTTGTCCTCAATATGACCTTTGTCGGAAAAGCTTACGTCACCAGCAGTACGACGCCGACTTCTTGGCCGCAGAGTCAGAACTGTATCTCGAAAATCCAATTTTAGTCGATTCCAATGCAATAAGGACTTTAACCCTTTCACCCATCAAGGAAGATCAATTATGA